The Chiroxiphia lanceolata isolate bChiLan1 chromosome 3, bChiLan1.pri, whole genome shotgun sequence DNA segment GGACAGCAAGTTGCAGTTGACGATGGCTGTGAGAGGCCCTTTAGCCCTTCCTGGTCACCACGCCCTGCCCATGTCTTTTCCTTGCTCTGACCACATGGCCCTGCTCTAAGGAGATCCCCTAAACTCTCTGGGGCCTGGTCCTGGCCACCCTGCTCTAGGGAAGACTGCTGGAGCAGATGCTGGATCAGAcgactgtgctggtttaaaggtaaactagcaggggaaatgaatccaactcaaaagagagattataaatcagaataacaatttaataaaataatacaataagtacgattatacagacaaacaatcggttttaacccacaaaacccgaatgtataacccagcaccctggggcatgaacagagtggtgttcgttgggccccctgagtccaaaggaaaaggagaggggaaaacctgttggtgagagtgctgttgcagtctggtcaagagtggtgattgcagtccagtcaagagtggtggttgcagtctggttgagagtggtggcctgcagtcttcctctggatcccacgagtggttaaaaagtcccaagaccccaagattatatatccttCAGTTCAGGCAGaaatgcccagtacctccctcagggcagggagttccacaatgagtgtgaggacaggagcatcctcctatctTGCAGGCCTCTTAgcacccagtttatagcctgaggagtcaggctgctctgggcagatggtgtaaatggcatattgacaacagtttctgggaaatggcaagGAAGGCTAGAGAATACACAgttgggttacacccatacagtgatgaactggtcccagctgttctaactaggaaAATGACTTTCACAGGTGCCTTACAAACTGCACACACGGGTGGGATATTCTGCTTTGGTTTGACTCCTAAAGCACCTCAACTCAACCCTGCTGCCTGATGGGAAGGATGCTGGGACCAAAAAAATGACCCTAAACTCAATTCTCCCCCAAGATTCATCCCCAAACAACAATTCCCCACCCCAGGATGTCCTATGGCAGCACAgtcagaagagaggaaagatcATTTTATTGTGGACAtcacctggggggggggaaagagtCACAGCACTCCAGCTGATGAACAGGAATCAGCACCTACAACAACAGCGACAGAGCTCTGAGAAAActggaaaggcaggaggaggcaggattTTGTTCCCCTTGGGAGAGCAGCCCCCCAGCAAAAAgggccaccagcagcagcctgagcatGGCAGAGCCAGGATTCTCTGTCCTCCCAGACTCCCTGTCCCACACAACAGCAAGGACATAATAATGCTCCTAGTGCTCTCCAAccctctccatcctcttgacTGGCACCTTGGGACTCCCTGTCTGCAAAGAGAAGAGGCAAGCAGTGAGCTGGAAGTGGCTTCCTTAAGTCCCGATCCCCTCCTGCCAAAGCTGGACTGAAAAATCAcaagatttttaaatacatatatataatggTCCTTTTTATTTGCCACTAGATTTCAGTTGTTACGAAAATAGCTAAATTCTCAAATTGCTAGAAATGgcttctttaaaacaaaacacaaccaaacaaacacactaaaaaacccaaacaaaaacacccacacacaacaacaacaacaacaacaacaaaaagcagcttaaataaaataagagcCAGGTATTTGTCAAATGACAAAGGCCTCAATACTGAAACCGAAAGACAAAAGAACCAACACCATGAGATTCATGAAAAAATTGTTGAGATAGGAAAATACCGAAGAAGTGCCAAACAAGACAGAGCAGGCAAGACCAGCCTGTGATGCACTTAGACATTGATTCTCTATAGAAAAGATTGGAAGTGCTGAAAGATCCTGAATGTCAACAGCCTTCAACCAGCAAGTAATGCCATATCCAGCTCGCCTTTATGTACATGCCCTTGGCTCCTGGGGCAAACTCCAGTAAACAATCTTCAAGACAGGTATTTCTGATACacacctgctctgcagcagatgtgcagcagctctgtgtgcaaCCAAACGACTCAGTCACCAGGACCATCTCCTTAAACACCAGTTTACACAACCTGCTACTGGGAGCCCCAGAAAACTGACTTCTCCACTGGATTTGTGCACGGCCAGAGATCGAACCCCTAAGGGCAAAACTCTTGACCGTAATAACTCAGGGGGCAACAAGAGGCAAGGAAGCCACATGAAATAAATGTCAGGAGAGGggtgctgctcctggccctgggTTCCCTCCTCCATCCATGAGGATGTGACAGCACTAGCCTGTGAAAGCGCACAGGCGTGGTAAACACTCTCTCCACGCTGTCCGTACGGATAACTGTCATTTGTCTTTCCCACGGGTGAGCGTGGGAGGGCAGGCTCAGGAACATTTCCACCAGTACACGGCATCCCATGCTTCAGCCTTGGCACACAGTGCCAGAGGAACCTGTCCTTGGAACACTTTGAAGCCACACTGCAACAGGGCATGTACAACATCTCCCGCTCTGCTCTCCAGGCCTTGCCCCTTCCAACCCCCTATTCATTGTCACCACTATCCTCTCCCAAGTCCTGCCTTGAACACCCACTCAGGACAAATCTatgcctgaaaaaaatagaCCTCTGCCTGAGGATTTGCACTGGCAAAGatacaaaggtaaaaaaaaaatcacacaacCCAAATAATTGTTTATCAGCACTGCCATTTTACTGCTGTAATTATGAAAAGGAGGAATTCCTCTGAACTATTAAACACTTGGCTCCAACCACTGAATCAAACTTATTCCAAGACATTCTCCTTTATTGGATGACTCAGCTTTTTCCGAGTCTCACAAAAACCAGGACTTGAGTGCTTTGCCACCCAGAAACCAAAGGAAGCTTCCATGAAACCAGCAAACACCTCCCATCTTCTCAACAttgttattaaaaaagcaaaacaaaccagagaGGTTTTACAAGTCAGCCTATAAACCCAGTCATGAGGAGAGTAGTGTCAGTGGTAATGGGGCAAGAAAGGCAGGGTAATTATACCACACCAAATTTGCAATCGTGCCACATTCCTTGCTGGTGAAGGCCGGCTAAGAATTAGATACACCTTTTTAAATCATCAAAGGGAGTGGCTGCAAGATACAAGGTGCTGggattaaaatgaaattctggGTTTGCCAGTTCTCAGCAATGGCTTtggtggctgggctgggcatgTCATTAAATGCTCCCAAACGGTGTTCACACCATGTCacttctttttaatctttatatGATTCTCTGTATTTCAAGAGTCCCAGGCTCCCACTGGGCAAAAAGCTGTACAAACCAAGAAACTGAAGACAATACCTATCCAAAAGGTTTTTTACACTCGGTCAACCGGACAAGTCTGGTAACTTGTACCTCAACACTACTTCAGTGGTGCACAAATATTTATCATGTTGCTCCAGTTACTTCCACAAGGTCTGCAAGCTCAGGCCCTCAAGCATGAAGACTCAAGAGCTTCCCTGCCAAGAAGGCTGTTAAAAACACTGAATgggaaaaatactattttggGAAGATGATTTAACAAGGACTACATGAGTGAGGGAACAGATTTGGCTCAGACCTCTCCTTTTTCAGAAGAACAAGTACAGGAGTTCAGGTGCAGCACTCATCCTGCAGATCTTTGCAGAGGGGGTGGGAAGCTTAGTCTCAAGGAAGCCCCTCCATGGGTGAGAGGCACGGTACTGCCATTCCTGAAATGGAACCCTGCTCCACAGCCTGCTGGGCAATGCAGAGGCAGGTAATCTTCTGCTGGAGAACATCCCTCTTGGAGAAACCACAGGAGTGACCATCACCCAGGCAGGACAGCGGCACACAgaggcagagctcctgctctggctgcctCACCTTGTTTGTACTGTACACGGGATTCTCAATAACCTCCTGGGCTGTTACAGGGTAAGAGGAGAACAAGGCACAGAAATAGAAAGGCACAGACCACCAGAGCCTTAAAAACTGATGAATGTTCTCTCCCACTGTAATTTCATAGTGCAGGTTGTTCCAGACAATCCACGGCCaacaaaataaatgctgcatttgtgctggttttcagaaaacatgccaaaaagacaaacacaagGCAAAGCAGCCAGCCAAATAGACAAGTTTtgctatttaattattttgaaatgaaaaagttCAATTAAAATCAGCTACAAAACAAAGACATAATGATTACCTCTCTCTTCATAAGTTTGTGCTTTGGCACAAATAACTGGCCAGCCTGATTTTATGTCCAATGAATGTAATCTTATCCAACAAAGTggctccctgcacagcacagaagaCAAGGGGTTCTGAAAAGAGCTCTTGGGACAATGTGTAACACCATacaactaaattaaaaaaaataaacacaaacaaactCAGGGTGATTTCTGTTCCCTCTTAggccagcagggaaaaaaagcataatgCAGTTGGCATCAGATTGTGGTGCGGTAAGCAGCACTCAGGAGCTGACAAACCCATCAAGGTAACTCCAGTTCCACTCTGCGGAGAACTTGTGAATGCACTCACCTCCCCACTCGAAAGCCAGCTGTTTGTGTTGTGTGATGGGTTCATGTTACTGCACTATTTATGAATTCAGTCTCCTGGCAGTACACAAGCCAGATGCTTTTCCATGTGGTGGCAGCTGACGCCCAGTGATTCGGCATGAAGAAAAGAGTCCAGTGGTTTTTCCCATGCTGAGGCCTGGGCTACAGGGATGTTCACTGCCCTcgtgcccagctgtgctggtaCACCTGAAGAAGCCATGACTTCAGCACATGACTTACAGCAGAGCTGTATGCTCAAACATAAGCTTCTGTGAGCCATCTCCAGCTGGGCGTCCAGAGATGAAAACATCCTCAAATTAGTGGGCACTGCTGAAAAAGTTAGCCAAGTGTCTAAACACTTGCACAATCTGCACTTACTCTCAGTACCTCTTGATTTTTCAGATGGCATCACCCACTGATTGCAAGCGTTTCCCAACGGACACAGTCATATTGAAACCCTAAATATTGCAGTGACTTAGCTTCTTCCACTTCACTTTACTCAATGTAATTAATCCCCACAGCGCTTCAGAGGAAGAAGGACAGCGGCATCGACCAACCCAACCCCAGTGTGCAGGCATGAGGCACGAAAAGCCAAGGGAACTGCGTGAGGTCCTGCAGAGCGCAGGCCAAGTCCATCTGCTGTGTCACGTTTCTAAAGAGATACTCATGCCATCAAACCCCAGCgatgaagaaacaggaaaaaagcctTCCTCAatttcccccccacaccccccgcCCAGGACCCCGAACTCGTCAACATGATCATTACAGCATGTTTGACGGCACAAGTCACTCCTGCTGTGGTCCAGGCGAGGGATTCCTGGCACGGCACGGGCAGGGCTTGGTGGCCTCGGCCGGTGCTCCCCGCAGGCACGGCCGCGTTGCATAACTACGGACACTGCACGTCAGTCGGAGCTCCCCACCGGCATCCACCGGCTTATGCAATTACCGCGCCCCGCTGCGAGGCCGCAGGGACGGCGGGTTTGGGCTCCCCTCGCCCTCCGGCGGGAGCGCTGCCCACCGACCCCGCTCGGGAGACCGGCCCCCTGAGGGTCCTCGCCAACGGGGCACGGAGGGGAGCGGGGTGGGGGGTTCATTTCGGAGCGGCCGAGCCAcccctggagaaggggagtCATCCAGGACACCTCGCCTTCGCCGGGGTGTCCAAGCTCAGACATAAAGGTGCTCCCTGACACGAGGGGCGTGGGGCTCCCGTGGCCGCTCTCAGGGCATCCATCACCTGCAGGTGTCAGGTGAGGGTCCCGGACCCCGCCGGGCCGGCCCACCGCAGCAGCGGACCCGGGGTCCCCCCGCTGCCCGAaggccgggccccgccgcggggCTGCGGAGCGGAGGAAGCGGCagcggcccccgccccgccctgCCCGGCTCCCCCTCGGGCCAAGGGCTGGGCTCCCCGCCGGGCGAGGCAGAGCCAGCCTGccacctcccctcctcctcctcttcttcctcctcctcctcctcgcctTCCTACTTCTGCACCGGCTCGGCTCGGGCTCCGCCGCTGCCCCTCCGACGCCGAGACTGCCACAgacccccctccctccctccatccctccctccctctcccccgcCCTCCGCCCTGTccccagcgccgccgccgccgcttccACAAGATGGCGGGGACCGTGGCCGAGCGGGACGCGCTGGTGAGTGCGGCTTCACCCCCCGCccgggcaccggcaccggcaccgggacagggccgggggggccgggcagggcacctgcggagcggggcgggggcgggggggctgcGCCTGGCCCTGCCTCAGCGCTCTCCTTTCTACCTGCAGAAAATAGAGGACGGGCATTTAAACAACTCCCTGGGATCGCCGGTGCAAGCTGATGTGTACTTCCCTCGCTTGGTAAATCACCtttatttggtttctttctttttttttttgggggggggggcggtattttattttttttaacccctttACTCCCCCCCTCTCCTCCGCCCCGGCTGCAAAACGGCGGCCGCTGCTGATGCCGAGCTGACCCTCGCCACCTTCCCCCTGTCCTTTCCAGATCGTCCCCTTCTGTGGGCACATCAAAGGAGGAATGAGGCCGGGAAAGAAGATCTTAGTTATGGGCATAGTGGACCTCAACCCCGAGAGGTAACACCTGGGCCCGGCCAGGGGGAGATGGGGGAGCGGCCACGCGCACGTACACATACCCACGGATCCCTGCTTTCtggaaaggattatttttatcattttaaataTAGCATGCTGATTTCTCCTTTGACCCATAGAGGGGGCATTTCTTCAAGGGATCCCGTTTTCACTTGGGAGTAAAGGAGCATATAGagcatatatatatgcatatatgtacacatatatgtacaacaccatgcacacacagacatatatatatatatatgccatAACCATGTTCCTTACACTGCTAAGCTTTCAGGGTTTCTCTGAACGAGCTGAGCTGTCATCCCCCCTGTGCCGCTATACCAATGGCTTTAATAAGCTGAGAAATGAACCTGGGCGGCATTTGGGGcttatttggttttttcctgGCTGAATGAGAGCCGTTCTGTTTGTGTTGCAGCTTTGGCATCAGTCTGACTTGCGGGGAGTCAGAAGATCCTCCTGCGGATGTAGCCATAGAACTGAAAGCTGTGTTTACAGACAGACAGTTTGTCAGAAACTCTTGTGTAGCCGGAGAATGGGGGGAAGAGCAGTCATCTATTCCTTACTTTCCATTTATACCGGACCAGCCTTTTAGGGTGAGTACCAGGATGACAGCGGCTTACACCGTATCCGATAAAGTGTCATTTGATCTGAGTTGCAGCAGGACCTGACTTGGCTTTCGTGAAATCACAGTGTAGCCCGCACTGCTCCTGTTGAGACACCAGTTGCTGGTTTGTTTGTATCCATCAAAAGTTGTGCAGGGATCCTGCTGCTACGTGCAGCTGCAGGCAGTTCGGATGGGGCTGTGAACACCTCACCTGCGCGCTATGACAAGTCGGAGGTTGTAATACTGTGTGATGAAGTCCAACTTCCTGAGCTTAGTTTTATAGCTATATATTAAAAAGTACCTCTATGTTATTAGTGCATTACAAGTTATTACTGGAGAATGTAAATACTCTGTGGGACTGCTGTAtgttttgatggtttttttaatggacatAATGTTTGCAGTTTAGTGTGGCTAATAAGGATCATGTTCATCCTTTGTCTCCAGGGATGTTCCGTAGAGGTTGACCGTAGCTCTTCGTGTTAGCAGATTAAACAGCTAAGCAATAGTGGTATTCTTTCCCGAACCCTGGGATTAAACCTCCCATCAAATTTAAGTCTGTAGTCACTTGAAAATGGTGTTCTGGGAAATGTTGTGGCACTGTGGATGGACTGGGTTGACCTAGAAGCAGATTCCCATCTGTAGTGTTTATGGTTACGTGAAGATGTCTTTGCAAATCAGGACTAACAAAGTATGTGGCTGCAGAGGGCTGCTTCACTACattgaggaaaaaaggctgCATGCCTTTTCCATGCAGCTGACCCAGAaaaaccttcctcctcctcctccccgccccTCTTGCAAAACCTCACTAGCCCCTCTGCTAAATGCCAGTGCTCTGACCAGCTGCCAAACTCTCTTAATCCTTCTTGCCCCCAAGATaatctcccccagccccaaaagCTCACCATCTCCCCAGATGCTTGGGCTTTAAGAGGGTGTTTGTGACTGGTTTTGCTGCAAATTGGTTGCGCTCTACTTGCTTCTACAAACTCTCCCATCAGAACTGGCAACACCCTTTGGTGGTGTGGGAAATGCACTTGAAAAGACTTGGAGGCTGGGTCCTCCTCCAGCTGAGAGGGTTCCACTGCCTGCTGCACTGGGTGGTGACTGGGCCCTCAGATGAGCCAGACAAATTACGCAGAGCATGTTTTGTGGGTGTCCCACTAATGGCAGCTGATGTTGGAGGACAGCAGTACTGCACGTTTACTGTGAGATACTGTAGATAGGGAGTTGTtcttccccccttttctttttttcttttctctttttttctcaaatggaATTTAGGCTCCCAACTGACTTTGTACCTTTGATGGTCTCCCTCTCAGTGAATAAATTAGACTATTAAGTGTTCTTGCCAATTACTTGTGGCCCAGTCCAATTATCATTCCGGCATGGCCCCGGGTGATCTGGAGAAGCGGACTGTGAGCAGGGTTGAGGGTAACCATATCTTTTACATAACAAGGCCTCGGGCTGGCTGCGCCTGCCGCAGTGACACAGGAGCTACGTGGCAGCATGGGCCCTTCCCTGATGCTTGGTGCACTACCAGGTGTCCAGGAGTTTAAGCTGTCCTGGACTGTCAGCTGCCACTTCTCCCAGTGCGACGTGCTCCACATCAGTTGGGCTTTGGCTCAGGCAGTTTGTCACCccctttgcatttttat contains these protein-coding regions:
- the LGALSL gene encoding galectin-related protein gives rise to the protein MAGTVAERDALKIEDGHLNNSLGSPVQADVYFPRLIVPFCGHIKGGMRPGKKILVMGIVDLNPESFGISLTCGESEDPPADVAIELKAVFTDRQFVRNSCVAGEWGEEQSSIPYFPFIPDQPFRVEILCEHPRFRIFVDGHQLFDFYHRIETLSAIDTIKINGDLQLTKLG